From the Pomacea canaliculata isolate SZHN2017 linkage group LG14, ASM307304v1, whole genome shotgun sequence genome, one window contains:
- the LOC112554851 gene encoding craniofacial development protein 2-like, producing the protein MYETGKLAQVTAEMRRYNLHILGVSESRWTGSGRVKTQTGETVQYSGREDNQHHEGVAIILRKGTDKCLIEWKPINSRLISARVRGRHGNMTLIQCYAPTNDGDDEAKDTFYDQLQAEVSAAPNHDLLIVMGDMNAKVGNDNTHVERTMGRHGCGCMNENGERLVELCTMYNLVIGGTLFPHRTVHKLTWCSPNGRDSNQIDHLMINGS; encoded by the coding sequence ATGTATGAAACAGGCAAGTTAGCACAAGTTACAGCTGAGATGAGGCGTTACAACTTACACATCCTTGGAGTAAGTGAAAGCAGATGGACAGGTTCTGGAAGAGTAAAGACCCAGACCGGAGAGACAGTGCAGTATTCTGGCAGAGAGGACAACCAACACCATGAGGGAGTAGCCATAATCCTGAGGAAAGGAACAGATAAGTGCCTAATAGAGTGGAAGCCGATCAACAGCAGACTGATTTCAGCCAGAGTGAGAGGGAGACATGGCAACATGACCTTGATCCAGTGCTACGCACCAACCAACGATGGCGATGATGAGGCGAAGGACACCTTTTACGATCAATTGCAAGCAGAAGTAAGTGCAGCACCCAATCATGACCTGTTGATTGtgatgggcgacatgaatgccaaagttgggaACGACAACACCCATGTAGAGAGAACTATGGGCAGACATGGTTGTGGCTGCATGAACGAGAACGGAGAGAGACTAGTGGAGCTATGCACTATGTACAACCTGGTGATTGGAGGAACACTATTCCCTCACCGTACCGTCCACAAGCTAACATGGTGCTCACCCAATGGTAGGGACAGTAACCAGATCGACCACCTAATGATCAACGGCTCCTAG